In the Grimontia kaedaensis genome, one interval contains:
- a CDS encoding STAS domain-containing protein, whose amino-acid sequence MAISREEKNDGKSVVIHVNGQFDFSVVQEFRDAYTDCQGKEIVVDFRGTEYIDSAGLGMLLNMQSFLNKKEGDIRLINTMPQIKRVLVIARFEKKFVIE is encoded by the coding sequence ATGGCCATCAGTCGTGAAGAAAAAAATGACGGTAAATCAGTGGTAATCCACGTAAACGGGCAGTTTGACTTCAGTGTTGTACAGGAGTTTCGAGATGCCTACACGGATTGTCAGGGCAAAGAGATCGTGGTCGATTTTCGCGGTACCGAGTATATCGACAGTGCAGGGCTCGGCATGTTGCTGAACATGCAGAGTTTCCTGAACAAAAAGGAAGGGGATATCCGCCTTATTAATACGATGCCGCAAATCAAACGCGTATTAGTGATCGCCCGTTTCGAGAAGAAATTTGTTATCGAGTAA